In the genome of Rhodoferax sp. BAB1, one region contains:
- a CDS encoding RnfH family protein, giving the protein MAPELDIEVLVAYAPLARQVREIALRLPAGATVAQALEASGLAALYPELDLAQVAVGVWGRKAARSQVLRSRDRVEVYRALRVDPKVARRERFTSQGKGRTGLFAKKRAGARSGY; this is encoded by the coding sequence ATGGCGCCTGAGCTGGACATCGAGGTGCTAGTCGCCTATGCGCCGCTGGCCCGTCAGGTGCGGGAGATCGCGCTGCGCCTGCCGGCGGGTGCGACCGTGGCTCAGGCACTGGAAGCCAGCGGACTGGCGGCGCTGTACCCGGAACTCGATCTGGCGCAGGTGGCGGTGGGTGTCTGGGGGCGCAAGGCGGCACGCAGCCAAGTCTTGCGCAGCCGGGACCGGGTGGAGGTCTACCGCGCCCTGAGGGTCGACCCGAAAGTGGCCCGGCGCGAACGTTTCACCAGCCAGGGCAAGGGTCGCACCGGCCTCTTCGCCAAGAAACGCGCCGGCGCCAGGTCCGGCTACTGA
- the guaB gene encoding IMP dehydrogenase, whose amino-acid sequence MRLLGKALTFDDVLLVPAYSQVLPKDTSLATRFSRNISLNLPLVSAAMDTVTEARLAIAIAQEGGIGIVHKNLSVAEQAAQVAKVKRYESGVLRDPVVIPPETTVREVMKLSDELGVSGFPVVVAGKVVGIVTGRDLRFETRYELPVREIMTPRERLVTVPDGTTPAEAKALLNKHKLERLLVVNDAFELKGLITVKDITKQLNFPNAARDAAGRLRVGAAVGVGEGTEARVEALVKAGVDAIVVDTAHGHSKGVIDRVRWVKQNYPQVDVIGGNIATGAAALALVEAGADAVKVGIGPGSICTTRIVAGVGVPQIMAIDNVATALKGTGVPLIADGGIRYSGDIAKAIAAGAGTVMMGGMFAGTEEAPGEIVLFQGRSYKSYRGMGSIGAMQQGSADRYFQESTAGNPQADKLVPEGIEGRVPYKGSVVAIIFQMAGGLRASMGYCGCATVEEMRNKAEFVEITSAGIRESHVHDVQITKEAPNYRAD is encoded by the coding sequence ATGCGCCTTCTAGGTAAAGCGCTCACCTTCGACGATGTGTTGTTGGTGCCGGCGTATTCCCAGGTCCTGCCCAAGGACACCTCTCTCGCGACCCGTTTCTCCCGCAATATTTCCCTGAACCTGCCCCTGGTCTCTGCGGCCATGGACACGGTCACCGAAGCCCGCCTGGCGATTGCCATCGCCCAGGAAGGCGGTATCGGCATCGTGCACAAGAACCTCAGCGTGGCCGAACAGGCCGCCCAGGTGGCCAAGGTCAAGCGTTACGAATCCGGCGTGCTGCGTGACCCGGTGGTCATCCCCCCCGAGACCACGGTGCGTGAGGTGATGAAGCTCTCCGACGAGCTGGGCGTGTCCGGTTTCCCGGTGGTTGTCGCCGGCAAAGTGGTGGGTATCGTCACGGGGCGCGACCTGCGCTTCGAGACCCGATACGAGCTGCCCGTGCGCGAGATCATGACCCCGCGCGAGCGCCTGGTCACCGTGCCCGATGGCACGACCCCGGCCGAGGCCAAGGCCCTGCTGAACAAGCACAAGCTGGAGCGCCTGCTGGTCGTCAACGACGCCTTCGAACTCAAGGGCCTGATCACCGTCAAGGACATCACCAAGCAGCTCAACTTCCCGAATGCCGCGCGTGATGCCGCTGGCCGCCTGCGCGTGGGTGCGGCGGTGGGCGTGGGTGAGGGCACCGAGGCCCGCGTCGAGGCTTTGGTCAAGGCCGGGGTCGATGCCATCGTGGTGGACACGGCACACGGGCACAGCAAGGGCGTGATCGATCGCGTGCGCTGGGTCAAGCAGAACTATCCGCAGGTGGATGTCATCGGCGGCAACATCGCCACCGGCGCGGCTGCACTGGCGCTGGTGGAAGCCGGTGCCGACGCGGTGAAAGTGGGCATCGGCCCCGGCTCCATCTGCACCACCCGCATCGTGGCCGGCGTGGGTGTGCCGCAGATCATGGCCATCGACAACGTGGCCACGGCGCTCAAGGGCACGGGCGTGCCGCTGATCGCCGACGGCGGCATCCGGTACAGCGGTGACATCGCCAAGGCCATCGCGGCCGGTGCCGGCACCGTCATGATGGGCGGCATGTTCGCCGGTACCGAAGAGGCGCCGGGTGAGATCGTGCTGTTCCAGGGCCGCAGTTACAAGAGCTACCGCGGCATGGGCTCCATCGGCGCCATGCAGCAGGGCAGCGCCGACCGCTACTTCCAGGAATCGACCGCCGGCAATCCGCAGGCCGACAAGCTGGTGCCCGAAGGCATCGAAGGCCGCGTGCCCTACAAGGGCTCGGTGGTCGCCATCATCTTCCAGATGGCCGGCGGCTTGCGCGCCAGCATGGGTTATTGCGGTTGCGCCACTGTTGAAGAGATGCGCAACAAGGCCGAGTTCGTGGAGATCACCTCGGCCGGCATCCGCGAGAGCCATGTGCACGACGTGCAGATCACGAAAGAAGCGCCCAACTACCGCGCTGACTGA
- the smpB gene encoding SsrA-binding protein SmpB — MAKKPETSARIADNKKAVFNYFIEERFEAGMVLQGWEVKAAREGKVQLTDGYVVIREGEMYIIGCQINALKTASTHVSPDAVRTKKLLLKKDEIRRLSAKVEQKGYTLVPLNLHWKNGKIKCEIGLAKGKAEHDKRDTIKDREGKREVERAMKSRQR; from the coding sequence ATGGCCAAAAAACCCGAAACATCTGCCCGCATTGCCGACAACAAGAAGGCCGTCTTCAATTATTTCATCGAGGAACGCTTCGAGGCCGGCATGGTGCTGCAGGGCTGGGAAGTCAAGGCCGCCCGTGAAGGCAAGGTCCAGCTCACCGACGGTTATGTCGTGATCCGCGAGGGCGAGATGTACATCATCGGCTGTCAGATCAACGCCCTCAAGACCGCCTCCACCCACGTCAGCCCGGATGCCGTGCGGACCAAGAAGCTGCTGCTGAAAAAAGACGAGATCCGCCGCCTTTCGGCCAAAGTCGAGCAGAAGGGCTACACCCTGGTGCCGCTCAACCTGCACTGGAAGAACGGCAAGATCAAATGTGAGATCGGCCTGGCCAAGGGCAAGGCCGAGCACGACAAACGCGACACCATCAAGGACCGTGAGGGCAAGCGCGAGGTGGAGCGCGCCATGAAGTCACGCCAGCGCTGA
- a CDS encoding type II toxin-antitoxin system RatA family toxin, with translation MKTVHKSVLIWYSPQEMYELVIGVADYPQFLPWCDHARIIEAHEGGATAEVGIAFSGIHQSFTTRNSHIPGSEVKMELVKGPFSQLEGRWNFLPVGEGGQRACKVELSLSYGFSNALLGKLVGPVFDKIAASLVDAFVKRAEQVYGA, from the coding sequence ATGAAAACCGTTCACAAGTCCGTTCTCATCTGGTACAGCCCGCAGGAAATGTACGAATTGGTCATCGGTGTGGCCGACTATCCCCAGTTCCTGCCCTGGTGCGATCACGCCCGCATCATCGAGGCCCATGAGGGAGGTGCCACGGCCGAGGTCGGCATTGCTTTCAGCGGCATCCACCAGAGCTTCACCACCCGCAACAGCCACATCCCCGGCAGCGAGGTGAAGATGGAACTGGTCAAGGGACCGTTCTCGCAACTCGAGGGCCGGTGGAATTTCCTGCCGGTGGGCGAGGGCGGGCAGCGGGCCTGCAAGGTCGAGCTGTCCCTGAGCTACGGTTTTTCCAATGCCCTGCTGGGCAAGCTGGTCGGGCCGGTGTTCGACAAGATCGCGGCCAGTCTGGTGGATGCCTTTGTCAAACGCGCCGAGCAGGTCTATGGCGCCTGA
- a CDS encoding DMT family transporter yields the protein MKLTHRRAVWLMVAVTLMWSIAGVVTRQLEAARSFEVTFWRSFFTALTLLLILALWRGPGVWRQLRTAPAALWWSGLCWGAMFTSFMLALTMTSVAGVLVISSLNPLFTALLAWAFLRQRIAWFTWVAIALAGVGMVWMFGSQLESGSWQGMVVALFVPLTAAINWIVVQHAHAQGQDVDLVPSVLVGGVLSALATLPLAWPLQATAHDIGLLALLGGVQLAIPCTLLVICARVLKAPEISLLAQLEILFGILLVWIGAGERPGLAVLQGGALVLFALLANEWMAWNKKR from the coding sequence ATGAAGCTCACACACCGGCGTGCCGTCTGGCTGATGGTGGCGGTGACCCTGATGTGGTCGATCGCCGGGGTCGTGACGCGCCAGCTGGAGGCAGCGCGCAGCTTCGAAGTCACCTTCTGGCGCAGCTTCTTCACGGCGCTGACGCTGCTGCTCATCCTGGCGCTTTGGCGAGGGCCCGGCGTCTGGCGTCAGCTGCGCACGGCGCCGGCGGCGCTGTGGTGGTCCGGCCTGTGCTGGGGCGCCATGTTCACCTCCTTCATGCTGGCCCTGACCATGACCAGCGTGGCCGGGGTGCTGGTGATCTCGTCCCTCAATCCCCTGTTCACCGCACTGCTGGCATGGGCCTTCCTGCGCCAGCGCATCGCCTGGTTCACCTGGGTCGCCATCGCGCTGGCCGGTGTGGGCATGGTGTGGATGTTCGGCAGCCAGCTCGAAAGTGGTAGCTGGCAGGGCATGGTGGTGGCCCTGTTCGTGCCGCTGACGGCGGCCATCAACTGGATCGTGGTGCAGCATGCGCATGCCCAGGGGCAGGACGTGGACCTGGTGCCTTCGGTGCTGGTCGGCGGCGTCCTCTCGGCGCTGGCCACGCTGCCGCTGGCCTGGCCCTTGCAGGCTACGGCGCACGACATCGGCCTGCTGGCCCTGCTGGGCGGGGTGCAGCTGGCCATTCCCTGTACCCTGCTGGTGATTTGTGCACGCGTGCTCAAGGCACCCGAGATCTCGCTGCTGGCCCAGCTGGAAATCCTGTTTGGCATCCTGCTGGTCTGGATTGGCGCGGGGGAACGGCCCGGCCTGGCCGTGCTGCAGGGCGGAGCGCTGGTGCTGTTCGCCCTGCTCGCCAATGAATGGATGGCCTGGAACAAGAAACGATGA
- the typA gene encoding translational GTPase TypA, producing MSHKQIRNIAIIAHVDHGKTTMVDQLLRQSGTFAEHEKVVDTVMDNNAIEKERGITILAKNCAVTWEGTHINIVDTPGHADFGGEVERALSMVDGVVLLIDAQEGPMPQTRFVTKKALALGLKPIVVVNKVDKPGANPDKVVNAAFDLFDKLGANDEQLDFPVVYASGINGWSSLEEGAPGEQWGPDMSALFNTILKHVPSQKGDPAAPLQLQISALDFSTFVGRIGVGRISQGTIKPAMDVLVMEGPDGKTVKGRINQVLTFQGLERVQATEAGPGEIVLINGIDEIGIGVTITDPAKPAPLPMLKVDEPTLTMNFCVNTSPLAGREGKFVTSRQIWDRLQKELQHNVALRVKETDEEGIFEVMGRGELHLTILLENMRREGYELAVSKPRVMFKEINGEKCEPIELVTADIEEQHQGGVMQALGERKGELVNMEPDGRGRVRLEYRIPARGLIGFSNEFLNLTRGSGLISNIFDGYEPHKGDIGGRKNGVLISMDAGEIFTYALGKLDDRGRMFVKANDPVYEGMIVGIHNRDNDLVVNATRTKQLTNFRVSGKEDAIKVTPPIDCTLEYGVEFIEDDELVEITPKSIRLRKRYLTENERKRAGKNF from the coding sequence ATGAGCCATAAACAGATCCGCAACATCGCCATCATCGCCCACGTCGACCACGGCAAGACCACCATGGTCGACCAGCTGCTGCGCCAGTCGGGCACCTTCGCCGAACACGAAAAGGTGGTCGATACCGTGATGGACAACAACGCCATCGAAAAAGAACGCGGCATCACCATCCTGGCCAAGAACTGCGCCGTGACCTGGGAAGGCACGCACATCAACATCGTCGACACCCCCGGCCACGCCGACTTCGGCGGCGAGGTGGAGCGTGCCCTGTCCATGGTGGACGGTGTGGTGCTGCTGATCGACGCGCAGGAAGGCCCGATGCCGCAGACGCGCTTCGTGACCAAGAAGGCACTGGCCCTGGGGCTCAAGCCCATCGTGGTGGTGAACAAGGTCGACAAGCCGGGCGCCAACCCCGACAAGGTGGTCAACGCCGCCTTCGATCTGTTCGACAAGCTGGGCGCCAACGACGAGCAGCTGGACTTCCCCGTCGTTTACGCCTCGGGCATCAACGGCTGGTCTTCGCTGGAAGAAGGCGCACCGGGTGAGCAGTGGGGCCCCGACATGTCGGCCCTGTTCAACACCATCCTCAAGCACGTGCCGTCCCAGAAGGGCGACCCGGCCGCGCCGCTGCAGCTGCAGATTTCCGCGCTGGACTTCTCGACCTTCGTGGGCCGTATCGGCGTGGGCCGCATCAGCCAGGGCACGATCAAGCCCGCCATGGACGTGCTGGTCATGGAAGGGCCGGACGGCAAGACCGTCAAGGGCCGCATCAACCAGGTGCTGACCTTCCAGGGCCTGGAGCGCGTGCAGGCCACCGAGGCCGGCCCGGGTGAAATCGTGCTGATCAACGGTATCGACGAGATCGGCATCGGCGTGACCATCACCGATCCGGCCAAGCCGGCACCGCTGCCCATGCTCAAGGTCGACGAGCCGACCCTGACCATGAACTTCTGCGTCAACACCAGCCCGCTGGCTGGCCGTGAAGGCAAGTTCGTGACCAGCCGCCAGATCTGGGACCGCCTGCAGAAAGAGCTGCAGCACAACGTGGCCCTGCGCGTCAAGGAAACCGACGAAGAAGGTATTTTCGAAGTCATGGGTCGCGGCGAACTGCACCTGACCATCCTGCTGGAAAACATGCGTCGCGAAGGCTACGAGCTGGCCGTGTCCAAGCCGCGCGTGATGTTCAAGGAAATCAATGGTGAGAAGTGCGAGCCGATCGAGCTGGTGACAGCCGACATCGAAGAGCAGCACCAGGGTGGCGTGATGCAGGCCCTGGGCGAGCGCAAGGGCGAGCTGGTCAACATGGAGCCGGATGGCCGTGGCCGCGTGCGCCTGGAGTACCGCATCCCGGCGCGTGGCCTGATCGGTTTCTCCAACGAGTTCCTGAACCTGACCCGTGGTTCCGGCCTGATCTCCAACATCTTCGACGGCTACGAGCCGCACAAGGGCGACATCGGCGGCCGCAAGAACGGCGTGCTGATCTCCATGGACGCCGGTGAAATCTTCACTTACGCCCTGGGCAAGCTGGACGACCGCGGTCGCATGTTCGTCAAGGCCAACGACCCGGTGTACGAAGGCATGATCGTCGGCATCCACAACCGCGACAACGATCTGGTGGTGAACGCCACCCGCACCAAGCAGCTGACCAACTTCCGGGTGAGCGGCAAGGAAGACGCGATCAAGGTCACGCCCCCGATCGATTGCACGCTGGAGTACGGCGTGGAATTCATCGAGGACGATGAACTGGTCGAGATCACGCCCAAGTCGATCCGGCTGCGCAAGCGTTACCTGACCGAGAACGAGCGCAAGCGCGCCGGCAAAAATTTCTAA
- the truB gene encoding tRNA pseudouridine(55) synthase TruB has translation MQAPRTRVQRRPVHGVLLLDKPLGLSSNNALQKAKWLLRAEKAGHTGTLDPLATGVLPICFGAATKFSQLHLDADKTYETTVRLGVRTSTADAEGEVIETRAVNCTLGQVVEVLDRFMGPIRQVPPMHSALKKDGKALYEYAREGETVEREPRDVVIHELELLDVQLQGDEPFLRLHVKCSKGTYIRTLGEDIGQALGCGGHLVALRRIATGPFDQTQCVTLEGLETLAEAERPKQLQPVDVLLPGHASVTLDPENAGRFLSGLRRRGSWPDADLVAVYGDQPHALLGTAHVKAGELIPGRLLSPIEIQQILESQP, from the coding sequence ATGCAAGCGCCACGCACCAGGGTGCAACGGCGCCCTGTGCATGGGGTGCTCTTGCTGGACAAACCGCTCGGACTCTCGAGCAACAACGCGCTGCAGAAGGCCAAGTGGCTGCTGCGCGCTGAAAAGGCGGGCCACACCGGCACGCTGGACCCGCTGGCCACCGGCGTGCTGCCGATCTGCTTTGGCGCCGCCACCAAGTTCAGCCAGCTTCATCTGGATGCCGACAAGACCTACGAGACCACCGTGCGTCTGGGTGTGCGCACCAGCACGGCCGATGCCGAGGGCGAGGTCATCGAGACCCGTGCCGTGAACTGCACCCTGGGTCAGGTGGTCGAGGTGCTGGACCGGTTCATGGGGCCGATCCGTCAGGTGCCGCCCATGCACAGCGCGCTCAAGAAGGACGGCAAGGCCCTTTACGAATATGCCCGCGAGGGCGAGACCGTGGAGCGCGAGCCGCGCGACGTGGTGATCCACGAGCTGGAACTGCTGGACGTCCAGTTGCAGGGCGACGAGCCTTTCCTGCGCCTGCACGTGAAGTGCAGCAAGGGCACCTACATCCGGACCCTGGGCGAGGACATCGGCCAGGCCCTGGGCTGCGGCGGCCACCTGGTGGCGCTGCGACGCATCGCCACGGGCCCCTTCGACCAGACCCAGTGCGTGACCCTGGAAGGGCTGGAAACGCTGGCCGAGGCCGAGCGTCCGAAGCAGCTCCAGCCGGTCGACGTGCTGCTGCCCGGTCATGCCAGCGTCACGCTGGATCCCGAGAATGCGGGTCGTTTCCTCAGCGGCCTGCGCCGGCGCGGCAGCTGGCCGGATGCCGACCTGGTGGCCGTGTACGGCGACCAACCCCATGCCCTGCTGGGCACCGCCCATGTCAAGGCGGGTGAACTCATACCCGGGCGTCTGTTGAGCCCTATCGAAATCCAACAAATCCTGGAAAGCCAACCATGA
- the guaA gene encoding glutamine-hydrolyzing GMP synthase, which produces MQHQKILILDFGSQVTQLIARRVREAHVYCEVHPCDVTDDWVRQFAADGQLKGVILSGSHASVYEETTDKAPQAVFELGVPVLGICYGMQTMAQQLGGKVESGHQREFGYAEVRAHGHTALLKDIADFSTPEGHGMLKVWMSHGDKVTAFPPGFKLMASTPSCPIAGMADEQRRFYAVQFHPEVTHTVQGRAILERFVLEICGTRADWVMRDHVKEAVEAIRKQVGDEEVILGLSGGVDSSVAAALIHRAIGDQLTCVFVDHGLLRLNEGDMVMDMFAGKLHAKVIRVDASELFLGKLAGVSEPEQKRKIIGGLFVDVFKAEAAKLKGEGAKGAKWLAQGTIYPDVIESGGAKSKKAVTIKSHHNVGGLPEQLGLKLLEPLRDLFKDEVRELGVALGLPHDMVYRHPFPGPGLGVRILGEVKKDYADLLRRADAIFIEELRSTLDPNSGKTWYELTSQAFTVFLPVKSVGVMGDGRTYDYVVALRAVQTSDFMTADWAELPYALLKKVSGRIINEVRGINRVTYDVSSKPPATIEWE; this is translated from the coding sequence ATGCAACACCAGAAAATCCTCATCCTCGATTTCGGCTCCCAGGTCACGCAACTGATCGCGCGCCGTGTGCGCGAAGCGCATGTGTACTGCGAGGTCCATCCCTGCGACGTGACGGATGACTGGGTGCGGCAGTTCGCGGCGGACGGCCAGCTCAAGGGCGTGATCCTCTCGGGCAGCCACGCCAGCGTCTACGAGGAAACGACCGACAAGGCGCCGCAGGCGGTGTTCGAGCTGGGCGTGCCGGTGCTGGGCATCTGCTACGGCATGCAGACCATGGCGCAGCAGCTGGGGGGCAAGGTGGAAAGCGGCCACCAGCGCGAGTTCGGTTATGCCGAGGTCCGGGCCCACGGCCACACGGCACTGCTGAAAGACATTGCCGACTTCAGCACCCCTGAAGGCCACGGCATGCTCAAGGTCTGGATGAGCCACGGTGACAAGGTCACGGCCTTCCCGCCCGGTTTCAAGCTCATGGCCAGCACGCCCAGCTGCCCCATCGCCGGCATGGCCGACGAGCAGCGCCGTTTCTACGCCGTGCAGTTCCACCCGGAAGTCACGCACACCGTGCAGGGCCGGGCCATCCTGGAGCGTTTCGTGCTGGAGATCTGCGGCACCCGCGCTGACTGGGTCATGCGCGACCACGTCAAGGAGGCGGTGGAGGCGATCCGCAAACAGGTGGGCGACGAGGAGGTCATCCTGGGCCTGTCCGGCGGCGTCGACTCGTCGGTGGCCGCGGCCCTGATCCACCGCGCCATCGGCGACCAGCTGACCTGCGTTTTCGTGGACCATGGCCTGCTGCGCCTGAACGAGGGCGACATGGTCATGGACATGTTCGCCGGCAAGCTGCACGCCAAGGTGATCCGCGTCGACGCCAGCGAGCTCTTCCTGGGCAAGCTGGCCGGTGTCAGCGAACCCGAGCAGAAGCGCAAGATCATCGGCGGCCTCTTCGTCGACGTTTTCAAGGCGGAAGCCGCCAAGCTCAAGGGCGAGGGCGCCAAGGGCGCCAAGTGGCTGGCCCAGGGCACCATCTACCCCGACGTGATCGAGTCCGGTGGCGCCAAGAGCAAGAAGGCCGTCACCATCAAGAGCCACCACAACGTGGGCGGCCTGCCGGAGCAGCTGGGCCTGAAGCTGCTGGAACCGCTGCGTGACCTGTTCAAGGACGAGGTGCGCGAACTCGGCGTGGCCCTGGGCCTGCCGCACGACATGGTCTACCGCCACCCCTTCCCGGGCCCGGGCCTGGGGGTGCGCATCCTGGGCGAGGTGAAGAAGGATTACGCCGACCTGCTGCGCCGGGCCGATGCCATTTTCATCGAGGAATTGCGCTCGACCCTCGACCCGAACTCAGGAAAGACCTGGTACGAGCTGACCAGCCAGGCCTTCACGGTTTTCCTGCCGGTCAAGAGCGTGGGCGTGATGGGCGACGGCCGTACCTACGACTACGTGGTGGCCCTGCGTGCCGTGCAGACCAGCGATTTCATGACGGCCGACTGGGCCGAACTCCCCTACGCGCTGCTCAAGAAAGTGTCGGGGCGCATCATCAACGAGGTGCGCGGCATCAACCGCGTGACCTATGACGTGAGCTCCAAGCCGCCGGCCACCATCGAATGGGAGTGA
- a CDS encoding ATP-binding protein, whose translation MKKSLALLAALAAATLLTACGTLGTSSGSMPTQAADGTLVGPSGMTLYTFKKDGKNTGMSECYDQCAINWPPLTVAAGKHPSKEFTIVIRADGSQQWAFKGQPLYFYAKDTKPGDKLGDGVGGNWNVAK comes from the coding sequence ATGAAAAAATCGCTAGCACTTCTCGCCGCCCTCGCGGCTGCCACCCTGCTGACCGCCTGCGGCACCCTCGGCACCTCGTCCGGCAGCATGCCCACCCAGGCTGCCGACGGCACCTTGGTCGGCCCCAGCGGCATGACCCTCTATACCTTCAAGAAGGACGGCAAGAACACCGGCATGTCCGAATGCTATGACCAGTGCGCCATCAACTGGCCCCCGTTGACGGTCGCCGCCGGCAAGCACCCGAGCAAGGAATTCACCATCGTCATTCGCGCCGATGGCAGCCAGCAATGGGCTTTCAAGGGGCAACCCCTCTATTTCTACGCCAAAGACACCAAGCCGGGCGACAAGCTGGGCGACGGCGTGGGTGGTAACTGGAACGTCGCCAAGTAA
- the rbfA gene encoding 30S ribosome-binding factor RbfA — MPAKKSSTPNRGFKVADQIQRDLTELIARELKDPRVGMVTLQAVEVTPDYAHAKVYFSVLIGDPQETQDALNQAAGFLRNGLFKRLHIHTVPTLHFLFDRTTERAADMNALIAQAVASRSKDEG, encoded by the coding sequence ATGCCGGCCAAAAAGTCATCCACTCCGAACCGCGGCTTCAAGGTCGCCGATCAGATCCAGCGCGATCTGACGGAGTTGATCGCGCGCGAGTTGAAAGATCCACGCGTGGGCATGGTGACGCTCCAGGCCGTGGAGGTCACCCCCGACTATGCGCATGCCAAGGTCTACTTCAGCGTGCTGATCGGTGACCCGCAGGAAACGCAGGATGCCTTGAACCAGGCCGCCGGTTTCCTGCGCAACGGCCTGTTCAAGCGCTTGCACATCCACACCGTCCCGACCCTGCATTTCCTGTTCGATCGCACCACCGAGCGGGCTGCCGACATGAACGCCCTGATCGCGCAGGCTGTCGCGTCGCGTTCCAAAGACGAGGGGTGA
- a CDS encoding DUF4124 domain-containing protein, with translation MKPIRPLICMALCLYALAASAQWQWMDKDGRKVFSDRPPPADIPEKSILKRPGNRGPAVTAVPPVAAVPAAAGAATAPAGVDKSLQDKKKQAEEAEAAKRKAEEERVAKAMAENCARAQQAKASFDSGMRISRLNEKGEREFMDETARAAEGERLQSIINQNCK, from the coding sequence ATGAAACCGATCCGCCCCCTGATCTGCATGGCCCTGTGCCTCTATGCGCTCGCGGCCAGTGCCCAATGGCAATGGATGGACAAGGATGGCCGCAAGGTCTTCAGCGACCGGCCGCCACCGGCGGATATTCCGGAAAAAAGCATCCTCAAGCGCCCGGGTAACCGCGGACCCGCCGTGACGGCCGTACCACCTGTTGCCGCAGTGCCTGCGGCCGCCGGTGCCGCTACGGCCCCAGCCGGCGTGGACAAGTCCCTGCAGGACAAGAAGAAGCAGGCCGAGGAGGCCGAAGCCGCCAAGCGCAAGGCCGAGGAGGAACGGGTTGCCAAGGCGATGGCCGAGAACTGCGCGCGAGCACAGCAGGCCAAGGCCAGCTTCGACTCTGGAATGCGGATCAGTCGCTTGAACGAAAAAGGTGAACGTGAGTTCATGGACGAGACAGCCCGGGCTGCCGAGGGCGAGCGACTTCAGTCCATCATCAACCAGAACTGCAAGTAA
- a CDS encoding enoyl-CoA hydratase/isomerase family protein codes for MKHTITYTCPEVQTEVRGQLGCITLNRPRALNALSLPMIRALAAALLAWRDDPAVAAVAIRGMGKEGAFGAFCAGGDIRFFHQAVLRGDAELEDFFTEEYALNHLIHHYPKPYIAFMDGVVMGGGMGLSQGGALADPAGVCEGAARASPSARVPGARLRIVTPRTKMAMPETNIGLFPDVGGGWFLARCPGHGGEWLALTSEVIGAGDALALQLADACFDAARISEAWDTLAGLTRFDATSLQVWQAAYGAAAPAAVLPLDTITRCFSQPDVLRIVQALEKEPGEWAAATVQALRTHSPLMLQVTLEQIRRGAGMSLADELRMERDMVRHCFNTRHLDRFMTATDTMEGIRALVIDKDRMPKWSPARLEDVRPEMVAGFFISPWPAHAHPLKGLQ; via the coding sequence ATGAAACATACGATCACCTACACCTGTCCCGAGGTGCAAACCGAGGTCCGCGGCCAACTGGGCTGTATCACGCTGAACCGCCCGCGTGCGCTTAATGCCCTGTCCCTGCCCATGATCCGCGCCCTGGCGGCGGCATTGCTGGCCTGGCGCGACGATCCGGCCGTGGCCGCGGTGGCGATCCGCGGCATGGGCAAGGAGGGCGCTTTTGGCGCCTTCTGCGCCGGCGGCGACATTCGCTTCTTCCACCAGGCCGTGCTGCGCGGCGACGCCGAGCTGGAGGACTTCTTCACCGAGGAATACGCCCTCAACCACCTGATCCACCACTACCCCAAGCCCTACATCGCCTTCATGGATGGCGTCGTCATGGGCGGCGGCATGGGTCTTAGCCAGGGCGGTGCCCTGGCAGACCCTGCGGGTGTATGTGAAGGCGCGGCCCGGGCAAGCCCGTCCGCGCGTGTCCCAGGCGCGAGGCTGCGCATCGTGACGCCGCGCACGAAGATGGCCATGCCGGAAACGAACATTGGTCTCTTCCCCGATGTCGGCGGCGGCTGGTTCCTGGCGCGTTGCCCTGGCCATGGCGGCGAATGGCTGGCCCTGACCAGTGAAGTCATTGGCGCCGGCGATGCGCTGGCGCTGCAACTGGCTGATGCCTGCTTCGATGCAGCGCGTATCTCCGAGGCCTGGGATACCCTGGCCGGGCTGACCCGTTTCGATGCGACCAGCCTGCAGGTCTGGCAAGCTGCGTATGGCGCTGCCGCGCCAGCAGCCGTGCTGCCGCTGGACACCATAACCCGCTGCTTCAGTCAGCCTGACGTGCTGCGTATCGTGCAGGCGCTGGAAAAGGAGCCCGGCGAGTGGGCTGCAGCCACCGTGCAGGCCCTGCGCACGCATTCACCGCTGATGCTGCAGGTGACGCTGGAGCAGATCCGCCGCGGGGCCGGCATGTCGCTTGCCGACGAGCTGCGCATGGAGCGCGACATGGTGCGCCACTGCTTCAATACACGCCACCTCGATCGCTTCATGACAGCGACCGACACCATGGAGGGCATCCGTGCCCTGGTGATCGACAAGGACCGCATGCCGAAGTGGAGCCCGGCCCGGCTGGAAGACGTAAGACCCGAGATGGTGGCCGGCTTTTTCATCTCGCCCTGGCCGGCCCACGCGCATCCGCTCAAGGGGCTTCAATAA